A DNA window from Allokutzneria albata contains the following coding sequences:
- a CDS encoding FMN-binding negative transcriptional regulator, with amino-acid sequence MLIHPWDAPTDDDHWRAWLREDHDFGQLIAPGRDREFPVVVPTHFVYEDDRILLHLARPNPIWAALDENPRAMLTVIGDYTYIRSHWNGDTETGVPTSYYATVQLECSARIVDSPEEKASLLNRQLDHFEPGSARCPVSASGGDGRLLPGIRGLVLTVTSVRAKFKFGGNKSVEHRRRVAAELGVRGDGLDAAVVPHLRAGTSAGSA; translated from the coding sequence GTGCTGATCCACCCGTGGGACGCCCCCACCGACGACGACCACTGGCGCGCCTGGCTGCGCGAGGACCACGACTTCGGCCAGCTCATCGCCCCCGGCCGAGACCGCGAGTTCCCCGTCGTCGTGCCGACCCACTTCGTGTACGAGGACGACCGGATCCTGCTGCACCTCGCCCGCCCCAACCCGATCTGGGCCGCGCTCGACGAGAACCCGCGCGCGATGCTGACCGTGATCGGCGACTACACCTACATCCGCTCGCATTGGAACGGCGACACCGAGACGGGCGTGCCCACGTCCTACTACGCCACGGTGCAGTTGGAGTGTTCTGCTCGGATCGTCGATTCACCTGAGGAGAAGGCTTCGCTGCTGAATCGGCAGTTGGACCATTTTGAGCCTGGGAGTGCTCGGTGTCCTGTTTCTGCTTCCGGGGGCGATGGGCGGTTGTTGCCGGGGATTCGGGGGCTGGTGTTGACCGTTACGTCCGTTCGGGCGAAGTTCAAGTTCGGCGGGAACAAGTCCGTGGAGCACCGTCGGCGGGTTGCCGCGGAGTTGGGGGTTCGGGGGGATGGGCTTGATGCCGCGGTTGTTCCTCATCTTCGCGCCGGCACCAGCGCGGGGTCGGCTTGA
- a CDS encoding GNAT family N-acetyltransferase: MSPIEGVAIRQLDGRDDGALGRLMERAYAGTIDEDLGDSSDGAVEIAGWRESGAVGTASFVAVSNGRVPVAASLVSVRAGAEHWIAYVITDPAWKRRGLGRAVVTASLGVLADVAVFAGITDGNAASERLFTGLGFVRVGPA; this comes from the coding sequence GTGTCGCCGATCGAAGGTGTTGCGATTCGACAGCTCGACGGACGTGACGACGGGGCGCTCGGGCGGCTCATGGAACGGGCGTACGCCGGGACGATCGATGAAGACCTCGGCGACAGCAGTGACGGCGCGGTGGAGATCGCCGGTTGGCGGGAGAGCGGCGCGGTCGGGACGGCGAGCTTCGTGGCCGTGAGCAATGGGCGGGTGCCGGTGGCTGCCTCGTTGGTGTCGGTGAGAGCGGGTGCTGAGCACTGGATCGCTTACGTCATCACAGATCCCGCGTGGAAGCGGCGTGGGCTCGGGAGAGCGGTGGTCACGGCCTCGCTCGGGGTGTTGGCGGACGTGGCGGTGTTCGCGGGGATCACGGACGGCAACGCGGCGTCGGAGCGGTTGTTCACGGGGCTCGGGTTCGTCCGGGTCGGACCGGCCTAG
- a CDS encoding sigma-54-dependent transcriptional regulator family protein, with product MDAVGKRLARVRDQALSGVEPRGVRPAVRASWDRSRSSGVRPDRYLPPVALAENDVFERRREHPLARVWPTLERTLRTSLDGPGRILFLSDAAGHLLWVNGDRSTVRRAEQVNLVPGGQWSEEAAGTSGVGTTLALGRPFQVRGPEHYLSAATKYTCSAAPIRDPITGAVLGALDLTTEPLDGAEGLALSLVISTARLAELQLREYAHRQHAELQRRYVSRLASRLGSHSAVVAPDGRVVFADPVGWLPDRWYLPLQEGTTVLPDGRSVVIERLAVNGPFFVMAQEVEVDAAVVFGGLGLDRAWLRVDGVAHELTMRHSELLAILCAWPGGLSAEGLAREVYGPQGKTVTVRAEMTRLRRILGYRLASEPYRLVGPVRADFLDLEQDLPSGSIGGLLDRYRGPLLPRSVAPGIVELRARVHERLRTRVLAEGDPDSVVRWLAAPHGRLDRLP from the coding sequence ATGGACGCTGTGGGAAAGCGGCTGGCCCGAGTACGGGACCAGGCGCTGAGTGGTGTTGAGCCGCGCGGGGTCCGCCCCGCCGTACGGGCGTCGTGGGACCGGTCGCGCAGCAGCGGCGTGCGCCCCGATCGTTACCTGCCTCCGGTCGCGCTGGCCGAGAACGACGTTTTCGAGCGGCGGCGCGAACACCCGCTGGCCCGCGTGTGGCCGACCTTGGAGCGGACGCTGCGCACGTCGCTGGACGGTCCGGGCCGGATCTTGTTCCTCAGCGATGCCGCCGGGCACCTGTTGTGGGTCAACGGTGATCGCTCGACCGTGCGGCGCGCTGAGCAGGTGAACCTGGTGCCGGGCGGGCAGTGGAGCGAGGAAGCCGCCGGCACCAGCGGCGTCGGCACGACCTTGGCCCTGGGGCGCCCGTTCCAGGTGCGCGGTCCTGAGCACTACCTCTCCGCCGCGACGAAGTACACGTGCTCCGCGGCTCCGATCCGGGACCCGATCACCGGTGCGGTGCTCGGCGCCCTCGACCTGACGACCGAGCCGCTGGACGGCGCTGAAGGTCTGGCGCTGTCTTTGGTGATCTCGACGGCGCGGCTGGCGGAGCTGCAGCTGCGGGAGTACGCCCACCGCCAGCACGCCGAGCTCCAGCGCCGTTATGTGAGCCGCCTGGCCAGCCGACTCGGCAGCCACAGCGCGGTCGTGGCACCCGATGGCCGCGTCGTCTTCGCCGATCCCGTGGGGTGGTTACCCGACCGGTGGTACCTGCCGTTGCAAGAGGGGACCACCGTCCTGCCGGATGGCCGCTCCGTGGTGATCGAACGGCTGGCCGTCAACGGCCCGTTTTTCGTTATGGCCCAAGAAGTCGAGGTCGATGCGGCCGTGGTCTTCGGTGGCCTCGGTCTCGACCGCGCGTGGCTCCGCGTGGACGGCGTCGCACACGAGCTGACGATGCGGCACAGCGAGTTGCTCGCGATCCTGTGCGCGTGGCCCGGCGGCCTGAGCGCGGAGGGCTTGGCCCGCGAGGTCTACGGCCCCCAGGGCAAGACCGTGACGGTGCGCGCCGAGATGACCCGGCTGCGGAGAATCCTCGGCTACCGCCTGGCATCCGAGCCGTACCGCCTCGTCGGGCCCGTACGCGCGGATTTCCTTGACCTGGAACAGGATTTGCCGTCCGGTTCGATCGGCGGCCTCCTCGACCGCTACCGCGGCCCCCTGCTGCCGCGTTCGGTCGCCCCCGGGATCGTCGAGCTGCGCGCCCGAGTGCACGAGCGCCTTCGCACCCGCGTGCTCGCCGAGGGCGACCCCGATTCCGTCGTCCGCTGGCTCGCCGCTCCCCATGGCCGCCTCGACCGGCTTCCCTAG
- a CDS encoding alpha/beta fold hydrolase, which yields MAYLELPDGVPLHYEDTGSGPAVVLLHGWTMNSTFWQANTGPLAQDNRVITVDFRGHGNSGKTEHGHSLHQYAQDVRALIDHLDLDDVCLVGWSMGTAVILSYVREYGTEKLRSVCFVDQSPRFLDAAEWDFPLMGGYSITDLAVFTQSVRHARPSVIKQFIAACFAQEPDQATIDAIYAETTKTHTRSALDVWFDMAYADLRAMLCKVTVPALLVYGEQSKVFPGDLAGWLAGELPNAEVARFADSGHAPFAEEPERFNTVLGDFLSSC from the coding sequence ATGGCCTACCTCGAACTTCCCGACGGGGTTCCGCTCCACTACGAGGACACCGGCAGCGGGCCCGCGGTCGTCCTGCTCCACGGGTGGACCATGAACAGCACCTTCTGGCAGGCCAACACCGGCCCGCTGGCCCAGGACAACCGCGTGATCACCGTCGACTTCCGGGGCCACGGCAACTCCGGCAAGACCGAGCACGGCCACTCCCTGCACCAGTACGCCCAGGACGTCCGCGCGCTGATCGACCACCTGGACCTCGACGACGTCTGCCTGGTCGGCTGGTCCATGGGCACCGCGGTGATCCTGAGCTACGTCCGCGAGTACGGCACCGAGAAGCTGCGCTCGGTCTGCTTCGTCGACCAGTCCCCGCGCTTCCTCGACGCCGCCGAGTGGGACTTCCCGTTGATGGGCGGCTACTCCATCACCGACCTGGCCGTGTTCACCCAGAGCGTCCGGCACGCCCGCCCCTCGGTGATCAAGCAGTTCATCGCGGCCTGCTTCGCCCAGGAGCCCGACCAGGCCACGATCGACGCGATCTACGCCGAGACCACCAAGACCCACACCCGCAGCGCGCTGGACGTGTGGTTCGACATGGCCTACGCCGACCTGCGGGCCATGCTCTGCAAGGTCACCGTGCCCGCCCTGCTCGTCTACGGCGAGCAGAGCAAGGTCTTCCCCGGCGACCTCGCGGGATGGCTGGCCGGGGAGCTGCCCAACGCCGAGGTGGCGCGCTTCGCCGACAGCGGCCACGCGCCCTTCGCCGAGGAGCCCGAGCGGTTCAACACGGTGCTCGGCGACTTCCTGTCCTCCTGCTGA
- a CDS encoding LLM class flavin-dependent oxidoreductase, which yields MGMADSTSPPLSVLDLATVAEGSTDAEALRRSVDLAQHVESLGYQRFWTAEHHSMPTIASSAPDLLALQVANATSTIRVGSGGVMLPNHSPLVVAERFAFLEAFHPGRVDLGIGRAPGTDPKTAAAVRRHTGHGVEDFTEQLAELEGYLDGALPEGHPFAGVRAVPTNPTRPPVWLLGSSGYSAALAARLGRPFAFAYHFAPDNAAAALRHYREAFRPSRELAQPYAILTVGVITADTAAQAQRLSRPMGLSAARLRSGRPTRLPSPEDVEKHSWTPAEEAVAEHFLSTYLVGEPDEVAARLRVLVASMGADEAMITSIIHSAEDQRRSFALLAKAMG from the coding sequence ATGGGCATGGCCGACTCCACCTCCCCGCCGCTGTCCGTGCTCGACCTCGCCACGGTCGCGGAGGGCTCGACCGACGCCGAGGCCCTGCGCCGCAGCGTCGATCTCGCCCAGCACGTCGAATCCCTTGGCTACCAACGGTTCTGGACGGCTGAGCACCACAGCATGCCGACCATCGCCAGCTCCGCGCCCGACCTGCTGGCGCTCCAGGTGGCCAACGCGACGAGCACGATCCGCGTCGGCTCGGGCGGGGTGATGCTGCCGAACCACTCGCCGCTGGTGGTGGCGGAGCGGTTCGCGTTCCTGGAGGCCTTCCACCCGGGGCGCGTCGACCTCGGCATCGGGCGCGCGCCCGGCACCGACCCGAAGACGGCGGCGGCGGTGCGCAGGCACACCGGGCACGGGGTGGAGGACTTCACCGAGCAGCTGGCCGAGCTGGAGGGATACCTCGACGGCGCGCTGCCCGAGGGGCACCCGTTCGCCGGGGTGCGCGCGGTGCCGACCAATCCGACCCGCCCGCCGGTGTGGCTGCTCGGGTCGAGCGGGTACAGCGCGGCGCTCGCGGCCCGGCTGGGCAGGCCCTTCGCCTTCGCCTACCACTTCGCGCCGGACAACGCGGCGGCGGCGCTGCGGCACTACCGGGAAGCCTTCCGGCCCAGCCGCGAGCTGGCGCAGCCCTACGCGATCCTGACCGTGGGCGTGATCACCGCGGACACGGCCGCGCAGGCGCAGCGGTTGTCGCGGCCGATGGGGCTGTCGGCGGCGCGCCTGCGCTCCGGGCGGCCGACGCGGTTGCCGTCGCCGGAGGACGTGGAGAAGCACTCGTGGACGCCGGCCGAGGAGGCCGTCGCCGAGCACTTCCTGTCGACCTACCTGGTGGGGGAGCCGGACGAGGTCGCGGCGCGGCTGCGCGTGCTGGTCGCCTCGATGGGGGCGGACGAAGCGATGATCACCTCGATCATCCACTCGGCCGAGGACCAGCGCCGGAGCTTCGCGCTGCTGGCCAAGGCGATGGGCTGA
- a CDS encoding DUF2238 domain-containing protein codes for MKREPHVLLGVVLLAVAVSAINPHSWGTWALEVLPIALAGVPLVATYKRFPLTPLSYRLIAVHALILTLGAHYTYAEVPLGFWMEDWFGFERNHYDRIGHFAQGFVPAIVVRELLLRRTPLVPGRWLITLVTFVCLGISGGFEVFEGFVGMLGGDNAADYLGTQGDQWDTQWDMTMALLGASAAQLLFSRVHDRQIELVEVRHEGEQGGR; via the coding sequence GTGAAGCGTGAACCACACGTCCTGTTGGGCGTCGTCCTCCTCGCGGTCGCCGTGTCCGCGATCAACCCGCACTCCTGGGGCACGTGGGCCCTGGAGGTGCTCCCGATCGCGCTGGCCGGCGTTCCCCTGGTCGCGACGTACAAGCGGTTCCCGCTGACACCGCTGTCGTACCGGCTGATCGCGGTGCACGCGCTGATCCTCACCCTCGGCGCCCACTACACCTACGCCGAGGTGCCGCTGGGCTTCTGGATGGAGGACTGGTTCGGCTTCGAGCGCAACCACTACGACCGGATCGGCCACTTCGCGCAGGGCTTCGTGCCCGCGATCGTCGTCCGCGAGCTGCTGCTGCGCCGCACCCCGCTGGTCCCGGGCCGCTGGCTGATCACCCTGGTCACCTTCGTCTGCCTGGGCATCAGCGGCGGCTTCGAGGTGTTCGAGGGCTTCGTCGGCATGCTCGGCGGGGACAACGCGGCCGACTACCTCGGCACCCAGGGCGACCAGTGGGACACCCAGTGGGACATGACCATGGCCTTGCTCGGGGCGAGCGCCGCGCAGCTGTTGTTCTCCCGGGTGCACGACCGTCAGATCGAGCTGGTAGAGGTACGCCATGAAGGTGAACAGGGTGGTCGCTGA
- a CDS encoding VOC family protein: protein MVADLPTTSMAAAVKFYTSVVGMRVVMNHGWIVTLADPERPEVQLSLMTHDATAPVVPVASIQVEDVDASYQAALDSDAEIIYELTDEPWGVRRFFVEDPDGNVVNILSHIR, encoded by the coding sequence GTGGTCGCTGACCTGCCGACCACGAGCATGGCCGCGGCCGTGAAGTTCTACACCAGTGTCGTCGGGATGCGTGTGGTGATGAACCACGGGTGGATCGTCACCCTCGCCGACCCGGAGCGGCCGGAGGTGCAGTTGAGCCTGATGACCCACGACGCGACGGCGCCGGTGGTGCCGGTGGCCTCGATCCAGGTGGAGGACGTCGACGCCAGCTACCAGGCCGCGCTGGACTCGGACGCGGAGATCATCTACGAGCTGACCGACGAGCCGTGGGGCGTGCGCCGGTTCTTCGTGGAGGACCCGGACGGCAACGTGGTCAACATCCTGTCCCACATCAGGTGA